A window from Chitinophagales bacterium encodes these proteins:
- a CDS encoding T9SS type A sorting domain-containing protein, with the protein MQKFFLLFMAAFLTCKSATSQTIVYHNAVTDQNGKLLPWYNANHGASYQFCLNTIWDFWKKIPTCCGNHKFYMIDHTWGGQQVQENKVGGDQFAMMISSWALAYAYTGDSFFVNDMQYIADTYLAYSLSPDTAVWANLPYPSNYSVPYLPRYDGDYVLGANFTQPDKAGSFGAELITLYKITGEQRYLNAAVKIATTLAANVADGDSLHSPYPFKVNALTGALPGNYNTYPALYLSANLAPTLTLFDELKKMNKGSLQQDSASQKIMRWIKRYPLQNNNWGNFFENIIFPSNASINAITMAMYILEKETAWSNTWLQDARTILDNGMLLLGSSAYDSLGVKPILEQTADLKEGGSHTARFGSVELLYAEKAGDTSRIQHAVRQLDWATYLVDFDGKVRFSPRNNSIWYTDGYGDFVRHFIRAMGWYPAIAFDSSNHLIRSSSVVKQIAYNSSRIAYTTYDSATQETLRLTQKPMQVKASGIVLNETASPANNSWWWQPAALGGVLKVHHSTPSVEVLFNLSHIADTETPFVWQLRPNPAHTTLTIQAENAADAHFYILNNLGAVQPIKFVNKNNGEIEADVSTLPQGSYQLVAEYAQKRSVKKWLKF; encoded by the coding sequence ATGCAAAAATTTTTCCTGCTGTTTATGGCGGCATTCCTTACTTGTAAGTCGGCCACTTCACAAACTATTGTATATCACAATGCCGTAACCGACCAAAACGGCAAGCTGCTGCCTTGGTACAATGCCAACCATGGCGCTTCGTACCAGTTTTGCTTAAATACCATTTGGGATTTTTGGAAAAAAATTCCCACCTGCTGCGGCAATCATAAATTTTACATGATAGACCACACTTGGGGCGGGCAGCAAGTGCAAGAAAACAAAGTGGGTGGCGACCAATTTGCCATGATGATTTCTTCGTGGGCATTGGCGTATGCTTACACCGGAGATTCGTTTTTTGTAAACGATATGCAATATATTGCCGATACCTATCTTGCATATAGTTTATCGCCCGATACGGCCGTTTGGGCCAACTTGCCGTACCCAAGCAATTATTCGGTTCCTTACCTGCCGCGCTACGATGGCGATTATGTGTTGGGAGCCAACTTTACACAACCGGATAAAGCCGGCTCTTTTGGTGCCGAACTTATTACGCTTTACAAAATTACAGGCGAGCAACGCTACTTAAATGCTGCCGTAAAAATTGCTACAACGCTAGCTGCCAACGTTGCCGATGGCGACTCTTTACATTCGCCATATCCTTTTAAAGTAAATGCACTTACCGGAGCCTTGCCGGGCAACTACAATACCTATCCGGCACTATACCTCTCTGCCAACCTTGCGCCCACACTCACACTTTTTGATGAACTCAAAAAAATGAATAAAGGCAGCCTACAACAAGATAGTGCCAGCCAAAAAATAATGCGTTGGATAAAGCGCTATCCGTTGCAAAACAACAACTGGGGCAATTTTTTCGAGAATATAATTTTCCCTTCCAATGCTTCTATAAATGCCATTACAATGGCTATGTATATTCTTGAAAAAGAAACTGCTTGGAGCAATACATGGTTGCAAGATGCCCGCACCATTTTAGACAATGGAATGCTGCTGCTAGGCAGCAGCGCTTACGATTCGCTAGGTGTAAAACCAATTTTAGAACAAACTGCCGATTTAAAAGAAGGTGGCAGCCATACTGCACGCTTTGGCTCGGTAGAACTGCTTTATGCAGAAAAAGCCGGAGATACTTCGCGCATTCAACATGCCGTTAGGCAATTAGACTGGGCTACTTACTTGGTAGATTTCGATGGCAAGGTGCGATTTTCGCCCCGCAACAACTCTATTTGGTACACCGATGGCTATGGCGATTTTGTACGCCATTTTATTAGGGCAATGGGCTGGTATCCTGCCATTGCTTTCGATAGTAGCAACCACCTTATCCGCTCTTCTTCGGTAGTAAAACAAATTGCGTACAACAGCAGCCGCATAGCCTATACCACCTACGATTCTGCCACACAAGAAACCCTCAGGCTCACACAAAAACCCATGCAGGTAAAAGCAAGCGGAATAGTATTAAACGAAACTGCTTCGCCCGCAAACAACAGTTGGTGGTGGCAGCCTGCGGCACTGGGTGGAGTACTTAAAGTGCATCACTCCACGCCTTCGGTTGAAGTACTGTTTAACCTAAGCCACATAGCCGATACCGAAACACCTTTTGTGTGGCAACTCCGCCCCAATCCGGCACATACCACGCTTACCATACAAGCAGAAAATGCTGCTGATGCACACTTTTATATTTTGAACAATTTGGGCGCAGTACAACCAATTAAATTTGTAAACAAAAACAATGGCGAAATAGAAGCCGATGTAAGCACACTGCCGCAAGGAAGTTACCAATTGGTAGCAGAATATGCCCAAAAGCGCAGCGTAAAAAAATGGTTGAAATTTTAA
- a CDS encoding N-acetylmuramoyl-L-alanine amidase: MKQWLTALLFTVGSIVFLVAQDFSEQTLQFEIQPQTGRSFVSKPISHSLKKTTPFIAASAIVKGTALDETVRLLVWAAPDGSTKKRWIELEHDHHFEGNGSELHFPPVFLNGTTQKFRYKLINKEKRSSAVSVSINLFVPANVYPQVAQLSSEDSSGARACSCPQPTSVGRSSWGSSYGLTANASCSNVSYTTVTHLIVHHAAGTNSSTNWAGVVASYWNYHVNSNGWCDIGYNWLIDPNGVLYVGRGGGNNVVGAHMCGYNQNTMGVCMLGNYNTATPSTAAMNKLTELLAWKCCNANINPLGSGSIASYPGTMNNISGHKDGCAPSYTDCPGTNLYNQISNLRNAVNNFINAGCSFGSQPTAPTNDYCSGAIALTSQLTCNYQSFSTAGATGSLPATSPCNGFTGGNADDDVWFSFTATANEHSIHLLNGTGFDGVADVRNGCYASSTSIGCSDEQGSTGVLNTVSLTNLVIGNVYYVRVYHYGTGSGGGNFQICLTHPQPSCNEPSTKSVSNITSNAATLSWSGVSGASYYEVWHKQAGAASYTKTTTTSTTFNWAALHCNTNYEWGVITYCANGTNSGAPSSFNAFTTLNNIPSASVQHTASGYDVSFTATTADTALTFRWNFGDGAADVFQQNPQHTYPPTGVPTTYHATLTVINACDSQTIAYPFTLTPDCNFSIAQHIAAVDSNFQSIQVQLSNAENCPWTASANCGFVAVSPASGSGSSLITLAVAANGDTMPRTCAIDIAGQVFTITQSGKVAPANCVFTLAPDSAVVDSSARQIQVQLGNTAACSWNTFVSCGFVQIAPQSGSASGVVVLSVAANNDTLSRTCNILIADKNFVLIQHGKQPPAPPVDPCLPPLPAPPIAVNGCVVASTPAVPNVQYAWYKNGVLIPAVNGRFFTVEDDKGYYYVVITDSNGCTAQSADMFVDCTIPPLGIKEAQALFVSVVPNPASQQVVVAWSETSSPAILQIHDALGRLVFAASTTASSVEVPVHNWASAVYFFSLKHRQTTTNGKFLVRH; encoded by the coding sequence ATGAAACAATGGCTAACGGCACTGCTTTTTACGGTTGGAAGTATAGTATTTTTAGTGGCGCAAGATTTTTCTGAACAAACCTTGCAATTTGAAATACAGCCGCAAACCGGACGTAGTTTTGTATCGAAACCTATTAGCCATTCTCTAAAAAAAACTACACCATTCATTGCTGCTTCTGCCATAGTAAAAGGTACAGCTTTAGATGAAACGGTACGCTTATTGGTTTGGGCAGCGCCCGATGGCAGCACCAAAAAACGCTGGATAGAACTGGAGCACGACCACCACTTTGAGGGTAATGGAAGCGAACTGCATTTTCCACCTGTTTTCTTGAATGGCACTACCCAAAAATTTAGATACAAATTGATAAACAAAGAAAAGCGAAGCAGTGCGGTTTCGGTATCTATCAACTTGTTTGTGCCGGCAAATGTGTATCCGCAGGTAGCACAACTTAGCAGCGAAGACAGCAGCGGTGCAAGGGCTTGCAGTTGCCCGCAACCAACATCGGTGGGCAGAAGCAGCTGGGGCAGCAGTTATGGTTTAACGGCAAATGCTTCGTGCAGCAATGTAAGCTATACCACTGTAACCCATTTAATTGTACACCATGCGGCAGGCACCAATTCCAGTACCAACTGGGCGGGCGTGGTGGCCTCGTATTGGAACTACCATGTAAATAGCAATGGTTGGTGCGATATTGGCTATAATTGGTTGATAGATCCTAATGGTGTGTTGTATGTAGGCAGGGGTGGTGGCAACAATGTGGTGGGAGCACACATGTGCGGCTACAATCAAAATACTATGGGCGTGTGCATGTTGGGCAATTACAATACTGCCACACCAAGCACTGCAGCTATGAATAAACTTACAGAGTTATTGGCATGGAAGTGTTGCAATGCCAATATAAACCCTTTGGGTAGCGGCTCTATTGCTTCGTATCCCGGCACTATGAATAACATTAGCGGCCATAAAGACGGTTGCGCTCCAAGCTACACCGATTGCCCCGGCACTAATCTTTACAACCAAATAAGCAACTTGCGCAATGCTGTAAACAACTTTATCAATGCAGGTTGCTCTTTTGGTTCACAGCCCACTGCACCTACCAACGATTATTGTTCGGGTGCTATTGCTTTAACTTCACAACTTACTTGCAATTATCAATCTTTTTCTACCGCAGGCGCTACCGGAAGCTTACCTGCTACTTCGCCCTGCAATGGTTTTACGGGTGGCAATGCCGATGACGATGTATGGTTTTCGTTTACCGCTACGGCAAACGAACACAGTATTCATCTTTTAAACGGAACGGGTTTCGATGGTGTAGCAGATGTGCGCAACGGCTGCTATGCTTCAAGCACAAGCATTGGTTGCAGCGATGAGCAGGGAAGTACCGGAGTTTTAAATACGGTGTCGCTTACCAATCTGGTTATTGGCAATGTTTATTACGTACGTGTGTATCATTATGGCACAGGTAGCGGAGGTGGTAATTTTCAAATTTGCTTAACACATCCGCAGCCGAGTTGCAACGAGCCTTCTACAAAGAGCGTAAGCAATATTACCTCCAATGCTGCAACGCTTTCGTGGAGTGGTGTAAGCGGAGCGAGCTATTACGAAGTTTGGCACAAGCAGGCAGGGGCTGCTTCTTATACCAAAACCACCACTACTTCTACTACTTTTAATTGGGCTGCTTTGCATTGCAATACCAATTACGAATGGGGTGTAATTACATATTGCGCCAATGGCACCAATAGTGGAGCGCCTTCATCTTTTAATGCTTTTACTACGTTAAACAATATACCTTCGGCTTCGGTGCAGCATACTGCTTCGGGCTACGATGTAAGTTTTACGGCAACAACTGCCGATACAGCTCTTACTTTCCGCTGGAATTTTGGCGATGGCGCTGCGGATGTTTTTCAGCAAAACCCACAACACACGTATCCGCCAACCGGAGTGCCAACTACATACCATGCAACGCTTACCGTTATCAATGCTTGCGATTCGCAAACAATTGCGTATCCATTTACTTTAACACCCGATTGTAATTTCAGTATCGCACAGCATATTGCAGCAGTAGATAGTAATTTTCAATCCATACAGGTGCAGTTAAGCAATGCCGAAAATTGCCCGTGGACAGCCTCTGCTAATTGCGGTTTTGTGGCGGTTTCTCCTGCTTCGGGCAGCGGCAGCAGCCTTATTACACTTGCAGTGGCAGCTAATGGCGACACGATGCCGCGCACTTGCGCTATTGATATTGCAGGGCAAGTATTTACCATTACACAAAGCGGCAAAGTGGCTCCTGCCAATTGTGTGTTTACATTGGCTCCGGATAGTGCTGTAGTAGATAGCAGCGCTCGGCAGATACAGGTGCAGTTAGGCAATACGGCAGCTTGCAGTTGGAATACTTTTGTGTCGTGCGGGTTTGTGCAAATTGCTCCGCAAAGTGGCAGTGCGAGCGGGGTGGTAGTGCTTTCGGTAGCTGCCAACAACGATACGCTCAGCCGCACTTGCAACATACTTATTGCCGATAAAAATTTTGTATTGATACAACATGGCAAGCAGCCACCTGCTCCACCTGTAGATCCTTGTTTGCCACCTTTGCCCGCTCCGCCAATAGCAGTAAACGGTTGTGTTGTGGCTTCTACTCCGGCCGTGCCTAATGTGCAATATGCTTGGTATAAAAACGGAGTTTTGATTCCCGCAGTAAATGGTAGATTTTTTACGGTAGAAGACGATAAAGGATATTACTATGTGGTAATTACCGATAGCAATGGATGCACAGCCCAATCGGCAGATATGTTTGTTGATTGTACGATACCGCCTTTGGGTATTAAGGAGGCACAAGCACTGTTTGTTTCGGTAGTGCCCAACCCTGCTTCGCAACAAGTAGTGGTGGCATGGAGCGAAACTTCATCTCCCGCTATCCTTCAAATACACGATGCGCTTGGCAGGCTCGTTTTTGCCGCCAGCACCACTGCATCATCTGTAGAAGTTCCGGTGCACAACTGGGCAAGTGCCGTGTATTTTTTTTCGTTGAAGCACCGGCAAACTACCACAAACGGTAAGTTTTTGGTACGGCATTAA
- a CDS encoding glycosyltransferase produces the protein MKIVILGSAHPLRGGLSAYNERLARAFIQQGHSVQIYTFSLQYPEFLFPGTTQYSSEAAPDDLYIHVKVNSINPFNWLAVGKEIAKLNADILIVKFWLPFMAPCLGTIARLVKRNKKTKVIAVLDNIIPHEKRIGDTVLAKYFVDSVDAFVAMSNSVLQDLSAFNASKPRLFNPHPLFDNFGEAVTKTEAYEKLGLEINTEYILFFGFIRDYKGLDLILHAMADERVRQLNVKLIVAGEFYTEAQPYLDLIEQLGIKDQLILQTDFIPDSEVRYYFCAADLVAQPYKHATQSGVTQICYHFNRPMLVTNVGGLPEIVPHGKVGYVVEPNPQAIADALVDFYENHREFNMRNSIKSEKVKYTWSAMVEKIFALHKMLQ, from the coding sequence ATGAAAATTGTTATTCTCGGTTCGGCACATCCATTGCGAGGCGGTTTAAGCGCCTATAACGAACGCTTGGCGCGGGCTTTTATTCAGCAAGGACACAGTGTGCAGATTTATACTTTTAGCTTGCAGTATCCGGAGTTTTTGTTTCCCGGCACCACGCAGTACAGCAGCGAGGCTGCTCCCGATGATTTGTATATTCATGTAAAGGTAAACTCCATCAACCCTTTCAACTGGTTGGCAGTTGGAAAAGAAATTGCAAAGTTGAATGCTGATATACTTATCGTGAAATTTTGGTTGCCATTTATGGCACCCTGTCTGGGTACAATTGCACGTTTAGTAAAGCGCAATAAGAAAACAAAAGTAATAGCGGTGTTAGACAATATTATTCCGCACGAAAAACGAATTGGCGACACCGTGCTGGCAAAGTATTTCGTAGACAGTGTAGATGCTTTTGTGGCAATGAGCAACAGCGTATTACAAGACTTGTCAGCATTCAACGCCAGCAAGCCGCGTTTGTTCAATCCGCATCCACTTTTCGATAATTTTGGCGAAGCAGTTACCAAAACCGAAGCATACGAAAAGCTGGGCTTGGAAATAAACACAGAGTATATTTTGTTTTTCGGTTTTATACGCGATTACAAAGGCTTAGATTTAATTCTGCACGCCATGGCAGATGAGCGTGTGCGCCAGCTGAATGTAAAACTTATAGTAGCAGGCGAGTTTTATACCGAGGCTCAACCGTATTTAGATTTAATAGAGCAGTTGGGTATAAAAGATCAATTGATTTTACAAACAGATTTTATTCCCGATAGCGAGGTGCGCTATTATTTCTGCGCGGCAGATTTGGTAGCACAACCATATAAGCACGCCACCCAAAGCGGGGTAACACAAATTTGCTATCACTTTAATCGCCCCATGTTGGTAACCAATGTTGGCGGCCTGCCCGAGATTGTGCCGCACGGCAAAGTGGGTTATGTAGTAGAGCCAAATCCGCAGGCTATTGCCGATGCTTTAGTTGATTTTTATGAAAATCATCGCGAGTTTAATATGCGCAACAGTATAAAGTCCGAAAAGGTGAAATACACTTGGAGCGCTATGGTTGAAAAAATATTTGCACTGCATAAAATGCTGCAATAG